The DNA window GAGGGTCAGCGTGCCTTCGATCGCCGTGCTGCCGGTGTTGCGCAGGCGATGGCGCACGAAGGTGACCGGTTGCCCGTCGCGCTCGATGGCGAAGGCTTCGCTGCGTAGTTCCAGCCCCGGTTGCGGCGACCAGGTGGCCGATGGCATCGGCTTCCAGCCATCGCGAAGGGCGTGCTGCACGGGGTGTTCGGCGGCACCCGCCGCGCGGCCATCGGCACTGCGCCAGATCGGCTGCACCAGCGGCGCACCCTTGTAGGCCTCGATGTTGCCGTACTCGTCGAAGATCGATTTCTGCCGGCCCGCGTGCACACCCACCGCGGTCCAGTAGGTCTGCTGCATGTGCAGCGACGCGGGGAACAAGGCGCGCTGCGCGCCGCTGGCGGCGATCTGGTAGCGCTTCATCGGCGTCATCACCGCCTTCGGGCCGAGCAGGCGGAGGCGCTTGATCTGCGGTGCATCGCCTTCCACGGTCAGCCGCAGCGCCTGCAGATCGAGCGGGGCGTCGGCCGCCAGCCAACTCTGCTGCCGGCTCGCTGCCTGCGCATCGCGCGCCAGTTCGTGCCAGTGGCCCTTCGCATCCTGTGCCTGCAGGCGTGCAGCGCCGTGCACGTTGGCCCAGTCCACCGCCAGCCCGGTGCTCGGCTGCGCACGGGGCAGGGTGATGTCGAGCATGTGGATGCCGCCCTTGCCAGCGGGGATGGCAACCGAGCCGCCGCCCTGCCACAACGCAGCAGACTGGGCGGCATCCAGCCCGGTTATCCGTGCAGTGAGCGCGGTGTCGAGCGGTTCCATTTCGAAGATGGAGACGCCCCAGTCGGAGGTGCGCTGCGGGCTGGCCAGGCGCAGGTAGCGGGCCTGGCGCGGTGCAAAGTACAGGGTCTCGATACCGCCCAGTGAATCGGCCATGACGTAGGCGGTCTGCCACTGCTTGCCATCGAGGGAGGTCTGCAGTGAATAGCCTTCGGGGTTGGAAACGTCCCAGGTGAGGCGGGTACCGGCCAGCATTGCCGGTTTGCCGAGATCGATCTGGAACCAGTGGCCGGGACTGAACGCGCCACCGGTCACCGTCTTCGGATCGTTGTCGATCAGGTGGCTGATCGCCATCGCCGGAACCTGCTGCGATGACGCGCTGGCCTGCCATTGCGCACGAGGTGGCAGGTTCTGTGCGCTTACGGCTGCAGCCAGTGCGAGGGTCGGCAGCAGCAGGGCCAGGGCAAGGCGCCGGTTCGGCGGGCAGGGAGCGGTCCAGCGGTCGGCGCACAACGTCATTGCGAAGGCCTCACATCAGCAGGGCCCGGGAACGGGCGGGCCTACGCTAGCAAGGGATGTAACCGGTTACATGACGCGTCGCAATATTTCCCGGACATGCTCCAGCCCGACGTTTCATGAATGCGCACAGATCCGCTCGCGCAACCAGCGATGCGCCGGATCGCGATGCACGCGCTCATGCCAGAGCATCACCATCTCGAACCCCGGCACATCGAGGGGTGCTTCAACCGCCTTCAAGGCCGGATCCTGCGCGACCAGGCGCGACGGCATCATCGCCACCAGATCCGTGCGCAGCAGCACGCTGCGCAGGAACAGGAAGTGCGGCACCGACAGCACCACGTTGCGACGCGCGCCGGCATGCGCCAACGCGCTGTCGGTGCCGCCATGGAAGCCGCCGCCATCCGGTGACACGATCACATGGTCCAGTGCGCAGAACTGCTTCAGCGTCGGCCGCCGCTTGAGTCGTGGATGATCGCGGCGCCCGGCCAGTACGTAGCGCTCCTGGAACAGCGGGCGATGATGCAGCGAGGGAGGCGCGTCGGAGGTGATGTGGAGCGCGAGATCGATCTCGCCGCGTTCGCTCTGCGCCACCATCTGGGCTGGTGCCAGGCTGACGACCGCAATGCGGGTGCCGGGTGCACGCTGGCGCAGGTCGGCCATCGCCGGCAGGACGATCGTGGTTTCGCCGAAGTCCGACGCCATGATCCGCCATGTCTGCGTGGCCTGGGCAGGATCGAACGCCTGTACCGGCGCGACCGCGCGCTGCACTGCGGCCAGTGCCTCGGCCAACGGCTCGCGCAGCGCATCGGCCCGCGCGGTGGCACGCATGCCGCGTGGCCCCGGCAGCAGCAGTGGATCATCGAACAGGTCTCGCAGGCGCGCCAGCTGCACGCTGACGGTGGGCTGGGCCAGATGCAGGCGCTCGGCGGCGCGGGTGACGTTCTGCTCTTCCAGCAAGGCCTGCAGGGTCACCAGCAGGTTGAGGTCGATACGACGCAGGGTATTGTCCATGGCAATGCCGGGGATTGCAGGAATTCATTTCAACTATAGCGCGGCGACGCCTAACGTGGCCGGCATCCCCTCCTTGGTGCCACCATGAACG is part of the Stenotrophomonas lactitubi genome and encodes:
- a CDS encoding LysR family transcriptional regulator — translated: MDNTLRRIDLNLLVTLQALLEEQNVTRAAERLHLAQPTVSVQLARLRDLFDDPLLLPGPRGMRATARADALREPLAEALAAVQRAVAPVQAFDPAQATQTWRIMASDFGETTIVLPAMADLRQRAPGTRIAVVSLAPAQMVAQSERGEIDLALHITSDAPPSLHHRPLFQERYVLAGRRDHPRLKRRPTLKQFCALDHVIVSPDGGGFHGGTDSALAHAGARRNVVLSVPHFLFLRSVLLRTDLVAMMPSRLVAQDPALKAVEAPLDVPGFEMVMLWHERVHRDPAHRWLRERICAHS